Proteins encoded by one window of Drosophila melanogaster chromosome X:
- the CG32640 gene encoding uncharacterized protein, whose translation MEEDYYMILGVDHNATDEEIRRAYKRMALIYHPDKNKHPRTTAQFRKINEAFNVLSDASARRKYDASVMLSRRAHTTNNSHNSGGYQPNGSYEREMKTSDTFSTVCAVGGVLVGLFLGFGAFKALSGSNNNH comes from the coding sequence ATGGAGGAGGACTACTATATGATCCTGGGCGTGGACCACAACGCCACCGACGAGGAAATCAGACGGGCCTATAAACGAATGGCACTCATTTACCATCCGGATAAGAATAAACATCCACGAACGACGGCTCAATTCCGGAAGATCAACGAAGCATTTAATGTCCTGTCAGATGCGTCGGCCAGGAGGAAATACGATGCATCCGTTATGCTTAGTAGGCGTGCGCATACAACGAATAATTCTCATAATTCGGGGGGTTACCAGCCAAACGGATCCTACGAAAGAGAAATGAAAACCTCGGACACATTTTCCACTGTGTGTGCCGTGGGCGGTGTGCTGGTGGGTCTTTTTCTTGGATTCGGAGCTTTCAAGGCATTAAGCGGATCGAATAATAATCATTAG